The Paenibacillus sp. FSL W8-0426 region CGGCTGGCGGATTGCTACGGGCGGCTGGGCGATCCCGGCATGAAGCTGGGTAGTCTGCTGCAGTCGTTTCAGTACGACCTGCCGCATCCCGATTTCTGCTGCGCCATCGCCGCTTGTTTCCAAGACAGGCAGGAGTGGATAGCCGCCATCTATTGGTATATGCAGGCGCTGGACGTCGGCAGTCGCGATCCGGGGCTGCGCCCGGTGCCCGTTGCTTGCCGGACCTGGCTGCCTCATGCGGGCTTATCGTTTTGTTACGCCCATACGGGACACATCGGGCAGGCTTTGCTGCATAACGGCAAGGCGTTGGAGTATGTACCCGATGACCCCGGTTTGCTGAGCAACAGAGCCAAACTGGAAGCCATACTGAGCCAAAGCCAGAACGGAAAGCCTTGATATTACGGCGGCTGGAGCAGTGCCCTAGTGTGATTGACTAGTGTGGTTTATACAGTACAACCAAGTGTCGGATCAACCTGTACCATCTCCTAAAAAATGGATCAAGAATGGAAAAGGGACGGCAAGCATGTGCGCCGTCCCTTTGGTTTATGGTTTATTCGTCCGGTCCGTAGCAGCGGACGTATTCATCCTTCATGCGCAGGCTTTTGCAGGCAAAGCCCCAGCCGTCGTAAATGTCCTCCTCGATGTTCAGCGTCACGCTGTCATCGCGGAACTCGCTCCAATTTTCGATCCGGAGCGTATGTTCGTTTTCCCATTGCAAATGGTTGTTTCCTTGATATTCCGCACGGTAGATCGTCTTGGTGGTCCAAAGGTCATCAGAGCCCCGTTTTTTTACATCGACCCACTGGGTTACGCCGCCCGGGGCGCCGCCGTATGGCACGCCGTACATTTCGGCGATAAGTTCACCGCTTGGCGAAGGCATGGAGTAGACGAGGTCTCCCTGGCGGGAGCGGTCAAAGGTGGAAAAGTAG contains the following coding sequences:
- a CDS encoding DUF5412 family protein, with the translated sequence MDHNVNDQTGKTSRQPWIHRHPLFSAFTFLLIGLVVATMLYINLRPYFSTFDRSRQGDLVYSMPSPSGELIAEMYGVPYGGAPGGVTQWVDVKKRGSDDLWTTKTIYRAEYQGNNHLQWENEHTLRIENWSEFRDDSVTLNIEEDIYDGWGFACKSLRMKDEYVRCYGPDE